One Mus musculus strain C57BL/6J chromosome X, GRCm38.p6 C57BL/6J DNA window includes the following coding sequences:
- the Gm5751 gene encoding protein SSXA1-like, which produces MEEAFQDISTYFSDEEWGKLTQWQKSAYVYMKRNYIRMTDLGVTVNQPVFMRGKEQDKQSLVEGIEDHDSEDECFEGSFGVTLRKRMKASIISFSRTAPCLSLSLCPRWFFLKTYVLLHVSTLLLSSDTP; this is translated from the exons atggaagag GCCTTCCAGGATATTTCTACATACTTCTCTGATGAAGAGTGGGGAAAGCTGACTCAATGGCAGAAAAGTGCCTACGTGTACATGAAAAGAAACTACATCAGAATGACTGACCTAG GTGTCACTGTGAACCAACCAGTTTTCATGCGCGGCAAGGAGCAGGACAAGCAATCCCTGGTCGAAGGCATTGAAGATCATGACAGTGAAG ATGAATGCTTTGAAGGATCTTTTGGTGTGACACTGAGAAAACGAATGAAGGCAAGTATCATCTCTTTCTCTAGAACTGCACCCTGTTTGTCCCTCAGTTTATGTCCacgttggttttttttaaagacttatgtattattacatgtaagtacactattgctgtcttcagacacccc CTGA